Proteins encoded in a region of the Frondihabitans sp. 762G35 genome:
- a CDS encoding sensor histidine kinase, which yields MDLFAQERDRLLRTTSRFLGIACTVASLAALAFPGVTDVPRQAMITAAGLAMIAMFIMVGRSGKILWVLLGIAAGLVAGGIALVPGGIDGPVTSALAPLLGGSVASFAILLSTSKRRVALAAVSAALAVLLVVLGTHEIFSVQVAAVLLGWVLCFVAGFWISNSVPRAARRIYSIGNAHRAERQASETEAQRRQGARLLHDTVLATLTLLAHSGFGVTPDALRAQAAEDARLLRHLRLGSTPQPQASGNYNLDTAEESPLGQTLESVKQRFGRMGLEVSWHGTGQVLLPTHVLDAFLLALAECLENVRRHAGVTEAHVTIIHDETMVRAMVTDAGVGFELNGVSEERLGFKESVVERLREVGGGARLFSAPGAGTTVVLEAPR from the coding sequence ATGGACCTCTTCGCCCAGGAGCGCGATCGGCTGCTCCGGACGACGTCGCGCTTCCTCGGAATCGCGTGCACCGTGGCGTCTCTCGCCGCTCTCGCGTTCCCTGGGGTGACGGACGTCCCTCGACAGGCGATGATCACCGCCGCGGGCCTGGCCATGATCGCGATGTTCATCATGGTGGGGCGAAGTGGAAAGATCCTGTGGGTCCTCCTCGGAATCGCTGCGGGTCTTGTCGCCGGCGGGATCGCCCTCGTCCCGGGCGGCATCGACGGCCCCGTGACCAGCGCCCTGGCGCCGCTGCTCGGCGGATCGGTCGCCTCGTTCGCCATCCTGCTGTCGACCAGCAAGCGCCGGGTGGCCCTCGCCGCGGTCTCCGCGGCCCTCGCCGTCCTCCTCGTCGTCCTCGGGACCCACGAGATCTTCAGCGTGCAGGTCGCCGCCGTCCTCCTCGGTTGGGTCCTCTGCTTCGTCGCCGGGTTCTGGATCAGCAACAGCGTGCCCCGCGCCGCCCGCCGCATCTACTCGATCGGCAACGCCCACCGCGCGGAGCGGCAGGCGAGCGAGACGGAGGCGCAGCGGCGACAGGGGGCGCGGCTCCTGCACGACACGGTCCTCGCGACCCTCACCCTGCTCGCCCACTCGGGCTTCGGCGTCACGCCCGACGCCCTCCGCGCCCAGGCCGCCGAAGACGCGCGCCTGCTCCGCCACCTCCGACTCGGCTCGACCCCGCAGCCGCAGGCCTCCGGCAACTACAACCTCGACACCGCCGAGGAGAGCCCCCTCGGCCAGACCCTCGAGTCCGTCAAGCAGCGCTTCGGGCGCATGGGCCTCGAGGTGAGCTGGCACGGCACGGGTCAGGTGCTCCTGCCGACGCACGTCCTCGACGCCTTCCTGCTCGCCCTCGCCGAATGCCTCGAGAACGTCCGGCGTCACGCCGGCGTCACCGAGGCCCACGTCACGATCATCCACGACGAGACGATGGTCCGCGCCATGGTCACCGACGCCGGAGTCGGCTTCGAACTGAACGGCGTCTCGGAGGAGCGGCTCGGCTTCAAGGAGAGCGTCGTCGAACGCCTCCGCGAGGTCGGCGGCGGCGCGCGGCTCTTCTCGGCGCCGGGCGCCGGAACAACGGTCGTGCTGGAGGCACCACGATGA
- a CDS encoding glycosyltransferase 87 family protein, with protein MSEIRVAPTTAAPTTAAGRRGSWLPTASLWLAFVVVHAGLSTAALVGAHTPLNDVTTVYHDWMLEGVRGEGWVGIDRVWVYPTLALVPMLASAALGFAAYTQTWLVLVAILDAVAFAVLTRFGTRRRSLGAWWLVFLLLLGPIAVGRIDTITVPVALVGLLWVSRRPLVAGILLGIATWIKVWPVALVVAAVVASKRRMPVVGGFAALGLLVVVGVLALGGTATGLLGFVTQQTGRGLQIEAPVATWWLWLEALRVPGAATVWNPELLTFQIRGPGAEAASTAMTPVMAVVMAGLLLLGVRAVRRGAAPDALLAPLALALTTAFIVTNKVGSPQYETWLAVPVLVGLVAARRGSPSFTPFAGVTLAIAVLTQVVYPWGYDPLLLAEPWIVGVITVRNTLLVVLLVLAARRVWRVGRAGAGFVAPAVPASEADANRPPGARMDA; from the coding sequence ATGTCCGAGATCCGCGTCGCGCCGACCACCGCGGCCCCGACGACCGCGGCCGGGCGACGCGGCTCCTGGCTGCCGACCGCCTCTCTCTGGCTGGCCTTCGTCGTCGTGCACGCGGGGCTCTCGACCGCCGCCCTGGTGGGTGCGCACACGCCCCTCAACGACGTGACGACGGTCTACCACGACTGGATGCTCGAGGGCGTCCGCGGCGAGGGCTGGGTCGGCATCGACCGCGTCTGGGTCTACCCGACGCTCGCGCTCGTGCCGATGCTCGCGTCGGCCGCCCTCGGTTTCGCCGCGTACACGCAGACCTGGCTCGTCCTCGTCGCGATCCTCGACGCCGTCGCGTTCGCGGTGCTCACCCGCTTCGGCACGCGGCGCAGGAGCCTCGGCGCCTGGTGGCTCGTCTTCCTCCTGCTCCTCGGGCCGATCGCGGTGGGGCGCATCGACACGATCACCGTGCCGGTGGCGCTGGTCGGGCTGCTCTGGGTCTCCCGGAGACCCCTCGTGGCGGGCATCCTGCTCGGGATCGCCACCTGGATCAAGGTCTGGCCGGTCGCCCTCGTGGTCGCCGCGGTGGTGGCGTCGAAGCGCAGGATGCCCGTGGTCGGAGGCTTCGCCGCCCTCGGCCTCCTCGTCGTGGTCGGCGTCCTCGCCCTCGGCGGCACGGCCACGGGGCTCCTCGGCTTCGTCACGCAGCAGACCGGGCGCGGGCTCCAGATCGAGGCGCCGGTCGCGACCTGGTGGCTCTGGCTGGAGGCGCTCCGCGTGCCCGGGGCTGCGACCGTGTGGAACCCCGAGCTCCTGACGTTCCAGATCAGAGGGCCAGGGGCCGAGGCGGCGTCGACCGCGATGACGCCCGTGATGGCCGTCGTGATGGCGGGCCTCCTGCTCCTGGGGGTCCGCGCGGTGCGTCGGGGAGCGGCGCCCGACGCGCTCCTGGCGCCGCTCGCCCTCGCCCTCACCACCGCGTTCATCGTCACGAACAAGGTCGGCTCGCCGCAGTACGAGACCTGGCTGGCGGTCCCCGTCCTCGTGGGGCTCGTCGCAGCCCGTCGCGGTTCGCCGTCGTTCACGCCGTTCGCCGGTGTCACCCTCGCCATCGCGGTGCTGACGCAGGTCGTGTACCCGTGGGGCTACGACCCGCTCCTTCTGGCCGAGCCGTGGATCGTCGGGGTCATCACCGTGCGGAACACGCTGCTCGTGGTGCTCCTCGTCCTGGCGGCGCGTCGGGTGTGGCGCGTCGGCCGGGCCGGCGCCGGGTTCGTCGCACCCGCCGTGCCCGCCTCGGAAGCCGACGCGAACCGACCGCCCGGTGCGAGGATGGACGCATGA
- the metX gene encoding homoserine O-acetyltransferase MetX: MDWQTTPEDTVPSSVITERTRLSMLGKPPVTGAWREGDPAGRRLFVTLDDLPLESGAVLPRPRIAYETFGERLADDSNVVLVLHALTGDSHVAGPAGEGHATGGWWSGIVGPGLAVDTDRWFVVAPNMLGGCQGSTGPASLDPDGREWGSRFPSLTIRDQVEAQLRFADALGIVRFAAVIGGSMGGMHALEWAVTAPHRVERLAALSTTALSSADQIALNIVQIEAIHMDPHFDDGDYYEAPEGEGPYRGLALARRMALLNYRSPDELNERFGRSWQSDLSPLTGRGRFAVASYLDFHGNKFTRRFDANSYVTLVHAMNTHDLGRDRGGVDSALQRITARALVLGIDSDRLFPPDDQRRIADALRPTSSTGAIILPSEFGHDGFLIESVDVGEHLRSLLSA, translated from the coding sequence ATGGACTGGCAGACGACCCCCGAAGACACCGTGCCCTCGAGTGTGATCACCGAGCGGACGCGGCTGTCGATGCTGGGCAAGCCTCCCGTGACGGGGGCGTGGCGGGAGGGGGATCCTGCGGGCCGGAGGCTCTTCGTCACCCTCGACGACCTCCCCCTCGAGAGCGGTGCGGTGCTGCCCCGGCCCCGCATCGCCTACGAGACGTTCGGCGAGCGGCTCGCCGACGACTCCAACGTCGTCCTCGTCCTCCACGCGCTCACCGGCGACAGCCACGTCGCGGGACCCGCCGGCGAGGGCCACGCGACCGGCGGCTGGTGGAGCGGGATCGTCGGGCCGGGCCTCGCCGTCGACACCGACCGCTGGTTCGTGGTCGCCCCCAACATGCTCGGCGGCTGCCAGGGCTCCACGGGTCCCGCCTCCCTCGATCCGGACGGACGCGAGTGGGGGTCGCGCTTCCCGTCCCTGACGATCCGCGACCAGGTCGAGGCGCAGCTCCGGTTCGCGGACGCGCTGGGGATCGTGCGCTTCGCCGCCGTGATCGGGGGCTCGATGGGCGGGATGCACGCGCTCGAGTGGGCCGTCACGGCTCCGCACCGCGTCGAGCGGCTCGCCGCGCTCTCGACGACGGCGCTGTCGAGCGCCGACCAGATCGCGCTCAACATCGTGCAGATCGAGGCCATCCACATGGACCCCCACTTCGACGACGGCGACTATTACGAGGCCCCCGAAGGCGAAGGCCCCTACCGCGGTCTCGCCCTCGCCAGGCGGATGGCCCTGCTCAACTACCGGTCGCCCGACGAACTGAACGAGCGCTTCGGCCGGAGCTGGCAGAGCGACCTCTCTCCCCTCACCGGGCGGGGGCGGTTCGCCGTCGCGAGCTACCTCGACTTCCACGGCAACAAGTTCACCCGGCGGTTCGACGCCAACAGCTACGTGACCCTCGTCCACGCCATGAACACGCACGATCTGGGGCGCGACCGCGGCGGCGTCGACTCGGCGCTTCAGCGCATCACGGCGCGCGCACTCGTCCTCGGGATCGACAGCGACCGGCTCTTCCCGCCCGACGATCAGCGCAGGATCGCGGACGCCCTCCGGCCGACGTCGTCGACCGGTGCGATCATCCTCCCGAGCGAGTTCGGGCACGACGGCTTCCTCATCGAAAGCGTCGACGTGGGAGAGCACCTGCGGTCGCTTCTCTCGGCGTGA
- a CDS encoding SDR family oxidoreductase produces the protein MTGTETTRRALVTGASSGIGEATVRLFREHGWEVLAVARREDRLRALAEETGATWFRADVTSDDDMAALRAHVEATGPLHALVNNAGGAFGLDSVEEGSIDDWQRMFDVNVLGTKRAVSSLLPSLRRGAQETGSGDIITVTSIAGHVAYENGGGYNAAKFAEHALVAALRLELNGEPLRVIEIAPGMVKTDFSLIRFDGDRARADAVYDGVEAPLTAADIAESIVHAALLPPHVNLDLVTIKPVAQAAPHKLTRGPLSTR, from the coding sequence ATGACAGGCACGGAGACCACCAGGCGGGCCCTCGTCACCGGAGCGAGCTCGGGGATCGGCGAGGCCACGGTCCGCCTCTTCCGCGAGCACGGCTGGGAGGTGCTCGCCGTCGCCCGCCGTGAGGACCGCCTCCGGGCGCTCGCCGAGGAGACCGGGGCCACCTGGTTCCGGGCCGACGTCACGAGCGACGACGACATGGCCGCCCTCCGTGCCCACGTCGAGGCCACCGGGCCCCTCCACGCCCTCGTCAACAACGCCGGCGGCGCCTTCGGCCTCGACTCGGTCGAGGAGGGCTCGATCGACGACTGGCAGCGGATGTTCGACGTCAACGTGCTCGGCACGAAGCGCGCCGTCTCCTCGCTGCTGCCCTCGCTCCGACGCGGGGCGCAGGAGACGGGGTCCGGCGACATCATCACCGTCACCTCGATCGCCGGTCACGTCGCCTATGAGAACGGCGGCGGCTACAACGCCGCGAAGTTCGCCGAGCACGCTCTGGTCGCGGCGCTCCGGCTCGAGCTCAACGGCGAGCCCCTCCGGGTGATCGAGATCGCGCCCGGGATGGTCAAGACCGATTTCTCGCTCATCCGCTTCGACGGCGACCGTGCGCGCGCGGACGCCGTCTACGACGGGGTCGAGGCCCCGCTCACGGCCGCCGACATCGCCGAGTCGATCGTGCACGCGGCCCTGCTGCCCCCGCACGTCAACCTCGACCTCGTGACGATCAAGCCCGTCGCGCAGGCGGCGCCCCACAAGCTGACGCGCGGGCCGCTCTCGACTCGCTGA
- a CDS encoding bifunctional o-acetylhomoserine/o-acetylserine sulfhydrylase: MTDQPKDWKFETQQIHAGAQPDPTTHARATPIYKTTSYVFDNSQHAANLFALAEFGNIYSRIMNPTHDVVEQRIATLEGGSGALLVSSGQAAETLAILNIARAGDHLVSSSSIYGGTYNLFKYTLAKLGIETTFVENQDDADEWRRAVRPNTKLFFAETIGNPKINILDIDLVSEVAHENGVPLIVDNTIATPYLIRPFEHGADIVVHSATKFLGGHGTVIGGFIVDGGRFEWSKNVEKFPELTEPDPSYHGASYTTAVGDPLAYIIKARVQLLRDLGSSNSADTAFALIQGIETLSLRIERHVQNAQDIAEWRDDVAAVYYAGLPTSPWYAAANKYAPRGVGAVLSFELKGGVDAGRALVDSLSLFSHLANIGDVRSLVIHPASTTHSQLTPEQQLTTGVTPGLVRLSVGLENVDDLKADLDAGFAAAASVTEASLRS, translated from the coding sequence ATGACCGATCAGCCGAAGGACTGGAAGTTCGAGACCCAGCAGATCCACGCCGGTGCTCAGCCCGACCCCACGACCCACGCGCGCGCCACGCCCATCTACAAGACGACGTCGTACGTCTTCGACAACTCGCAGCACGCGGCGAACCTCTTCGCCCTCGCCGAGTTCGGCAACATCTACTCGCGCATCATGAACCCGACCCACGACGTCGTCGAGCAGCGCATCGCGACGCTGGAGGGCGGCTCCGGCGCTCTCCTGGTCTCGTCCGGCCAGGCGGCGGAGACCCTCGCGATCCTCAACATCGCCCGGGCCGGCGACCACCTCGTGTCGTCGTCGTCGATCTACGGCGGCACGTACAACCTCTTCAAGTACACCCTGGCGAAGCTCGGCATCGAGACGACCTTCGTCGAGAACCAGGACGACGCCGACGAGTGGCGCCGCGCCGTCCGCCCGAACACGAAGCTCTTCTTCGCCGAGACGATCGGCAACCCGAAGATCAACATCCTCGACATCGACCTCGTCTCGGAGGTCGCTCACGAGAACGGCGTGCCGCTCATCGTCGACAACACGATCGCGACCCCGTATCTGATCCGCCCGTTCGAGCACGGCGCGGACATCGTGGTCCACTCGGCCACGAAGTTCCTCGGCGGTCACGGGACCGTCATCGGCGGCTTCATCGTCGACGGCGGCCGGTTCGAGTGGTCGAAGAACGTGGAGAAGTTCCCGGAGCTCACCGAGCCCGACCCGTCGTACCACGGGGCGAGCTACACGACGGCCGTCGGCGACCCGCTGGCCTACATCATCAAGGCGCGCGTGCAGCTCCTGCGCGACCTCGGCTCGTCCAACTCCGCCGACACGGCCTTCGCGCTGATCCAGGGCATCGAGACGCTGTCGCTCCGGATCGAACGCCACGTGCAGAACGCCCAGGACATCGCGGAGTGGCGCGACGACGTCGCCGCCGTCTACTACGCCGGCCTCCCCACGTCGCCCTGGTACGCGGCGGCCAACAAGTACGCCCCCCGCGGAGTCGGCGCGGTGCTGTCGTTCGAGCTGAAGGGCGGCGTGGACGCCGGGCGCGCGCTCGTCGACAGCCTCTCGCTGTTCAGCCACCTCGCCAACATCGGCGACGTCCGGAGCCTCGTCATCCACCCGGCCTCCACGACGCACTCGCAGCTGACCCCCGAGCAGCAGCTCACGACGGGTGTGACGCCCGGCCTGGTGCGCCTCTCGGTCGGCCTCGAGAACGTCGACGACCTGAAGGCCGACCTCGACGCCGGCTTCGCGGCCGCCGCGAGCGTCACGGAGGCGTCGCTCCGGTCCTGA
- a CDS encoding response regulator transcription factor: protein MPDSEGRIRLALVDDHKMLLGALSEWIRGAASDISMVAAVASWPELLTHPEFPVDVVLLDLDLKDNLPISLKISTLKTAGVKTVLMSTYSEPNLVREALAAGALGYLVKSEDAEMIVEAIRSASNGESYISAELDLALNAAEVGGVPKLSAQERRVMALYGGGEPVKAVAYQLGISEETAKSYLKRIREKYRVAGFDVGTKVALRKRAIQDGILLQTDDAGPAGF from the coding sequence GTGCCCGACTCCGAAGGCCGCATTCGCCTCGCCCTGGTCGACGACCACAAGATGCTCCTCGGTGCGCTCAGCGAGTGGATCCGCGGTGCCGCCAGCGACATCTCGATGGTCGCCGCGGTCGCGTCGTGGCCCGAGCTCCTGACCCACCCCGAGTTCCCCGTCGACGTCGTGCTGCTCGACCTCGACCTGAAGGATAACCTCCCGATCTCCCTCAAGATCTCCACGCTGAAGACCGCCGGGGTCAAGACGGTCTTGATGAGCACCTACTCCGAGCCCAACCTGGTGCGAGAGGCCCTCGCCGCCGGCGCGCTCGGCTACCTCGTCAAGAGCGAGGACGCCGAGATGATCGTCGAGGCGATCCGCTCCGCGTCGAACGGCGAGTCGTACATCTCCGCCGAGCTCGACCTCGCGCTCAACGCGGCGGAGGTGGGCGGCGTGCCGAAACTCAGCGCGCAGGAGCGACGGGTCATGGCCCTCTACGGCGGCGGCGAGCCCGTCAAGGCGGTCGCCTACCAGCTCGGCATCTCCGAGGAGACCGCGAAGAGCTACCTCAAGCGCATCCGCGAGAAGTACCGCGTCGCGGGCTTCGACGTCGGCACCAAGGTGGCGCTGCGGAAGCGGGCCATCCAGGACGGCATCCTGCTCCAGACGGACGACGCCGGCCCCGCCGGCTTCTAG
- a CDS encoding transglutaminase-like domain-containing protein, with protein sequence MMRTATARLVLDAASDAELVFSVAVAEGQDARETLSITQAGRPLPVRELLDDRGTRLHVVRAGKGRVEVDYRVDVAGRTAPIPVVPLDPIQYLRPSRYCESDTLGPTARSEFRGLAGLELLAAVSSWVGGRLLYVPGASQPTDGAVQTFLDRRGVCRDYAHLVIALLRALDVPARLVSVYAPGLWPMDFHAVAEALVDGRWYVVDATTLAPRQSLVRIATGRDASDTAWLSTSGGWVSLVEMEIGAVADVLPRDDVTELVQIG encoded by the coding sequence ATGATGCGCACCGCGACCGCCCGCCTCGTCCTCGACGCCGCCTCCGATGCGGAGCTCGTCTTCAGCGTGGCGGTCGCGGAGGGGCAGGATGCCCGGGAGACGCTGTCCATCACCCAGGCCGGCCGGCCCCTGCCCGTGCGCGAGCTCCTCGACGACCGGGGCACGCGGCTCCACGTCGTCCGAGCCGGGAAGGGCCGCGTCGAGGTGGACTACCGCGTCGACGTCGCAGGCCGGACGGCACCGATCCCGGTCGTGCCGCTCGATCCGATCCAGTACCTGCGCCCGAGCCGCTACTGCGAGTCCGACACCCTCGGCCCCACCGCGAGAAGCGAGTTCCGCGGGCTCGCGGGGCTCGAGCTCCTCGCGGCCGTGTCGTCATGGGTGGGCGGGCGCCTCCTCTACGTCCCCGGCGCGAGCCAGCCGACCGACGGCGCCGTCCAGACGTTCCTCGACCGGCGGGGTGTCTGCCGCGACTACGCCCACCTCGTGATCGCCCTGCTGCGAGCGCTCGACGTGCCGGCGAGGCTCGTGTCGGTGTACGCGCCGGGGCTGTGGCCGATGGACTTCCACGCCGTGGCCGAGGCGCTCGTCGACGGTCGCTGGTACGTGGTCGACGCCACGACCCTCGCGCCCCGGCAGAGTCTCGTGCGGATCGCGACGGGTCGCGACGCCTCCGATACCGCGTGGCTGTCGACCTCCGGCGGTTGGGTGTCGCTCGTCGAGATGGAGATCGGCGCGGTGGCCGACGTCCTGCCGCGCGACGACGTCACCGAGCTCGTGCAGATCGGCTGA
- a CDS encoding thiamine-binding protein → MIVAFSVSPSGSAHDGGPSAGSEPDSVHTAVAAAVKVVRDSGLPNRTSSMFTEIEGEWDEVFAVVKKATEAVAPFGSRVSLVLKADIRPGRTGELDGKVERLERALDEA, encoded by the coding sequence ATGATCGTCGCCTTCAGCGTGTCGCCCAGCGGTTCCGCCCACGACGGAGGGCCGTCGGCCGGGAGCGAACCGGACTCCGTCCACACCGCCGTCGCCGCCGCCGTGAAGGTGGTCCGCGACTCCGGCCTGCCCAACCGCACCTCGTCGATGTTCACCGAGATCGAGGGGGAGTGGGACGAGGTGTTCGCGGTCGTGAAGAAGGCGACCGAAGCCGTCGCGCCCTTCGGGAGCCGGGTCTCGCTCGTGCTCAAGGCCGACATCCGCCCCGGGCGCACGGGCGAGCTCGACGGCAAGGTGGAGCGACTCGAGCGGGCGCTCGACGAGGCCTAG
- a CDS encoding MFS transporter, producing MGGFAIGATEFVAMGLLPNIARDLMPAAFAQSASTTTAHAGMLISAYALGVVVGAPTIAATTSHVPRKKLLLILLAAFVVGTVASAVLPSFGLVLLARFAAGLPHGAYFGIASLAAASLMGPGNKGKGVAFVLSGLTISNIVGVPLITWLGQVAGWRIAYVAVALIFALTFAAVALALPHQDAAEGASLRRELQAFAKPQVWLVMGIGAIGFGGFFAVYSYVSPAVTHTGYSESLVPFVLVGVGVGMTIGNLLGGWGADKSIRRTLVFGFGGLVVSLVGYGLTANTIVGIFFFAFLLGLTSSLISPAIQTRLMEVAGDSQVIAAALNHSAFNLGNSLGAYLGGAVIAAGLGFQAPAWVGVALALGGIVLTAVSYAVQRRQALRGEPVPSDTREIRTIPA from the coding sequence ATGGGCGGCTTCGCCATCGGCGCCACGGAGTTCGTGGCGATGGGGCTCCTGCCGAACATCGCGCGCGACCTGATGCCCGCCGCGTTCGCCCAGTCGGCCTCGACGACGACGGCGCACGCCGGCATGCTGATCAGCGCCTACGCCCTGGGCGTCGTCGTCGGGGCCCCCACGATCGCCGCGACCACCTCGCACGTGCCCCGGAAGAAGCTGCTGCTCATCCTGCTCGCCGCGTTCGTCGTCGGGACGGTCGCGTCGGCCGTCCTCCCGTCGTTCGGCCTGGTGCTGCTGGCGCGGTTCGCCGCCGGTCTCCCGCACGGCGCCTACTTCGGAATCGCCTCGCTGGCCGCGGCCTCTCTGATGGGGCCCGGGAACAAGGGCAAGGGCGTGGCGTTCGTCCTGTCGGGCCTCACGATCTCCAACATCGTCGGAGTGCCGCTCATCACCTGGCTCGGCCAGGTCGCAGGCTGGCGCATCGCCTACGTCGCGGTCGCGCTCATCTTCGCCCTCACGTTCGCGGCCGTCGCGCTCGCCCTGCCGCACCAGGACGCCGCCGAGGGCGCGTCGCTGAGGCGCGAGCTGCAGGCCTTCGCCAAACCGCAGGTGTGGCTGGTCATGGGCATCGGCGCGATCGGCTTCGGCGGCTTCTTCGCCGTCTACAGCTACGTCTCGCCGGCCGTCACCCACACGGGCTACTCGGAGTCGCTGGTCCCGTTCGTCCTCGTCGGCGTCGGCGTCGGCATGACCATCGGCAACCTCCTCGGCGGCTGGGGCGCCGACAAGAGCATCCGGCGCACCCTCGTGTTCGGCTTCGGCGGACTCGTCGTGTCCCTCGTGGGATACGGGCTCACGGCGAACACGATCGTCGGGATCTTCTTCTTCGCCTTCCTCCTGGGGCTGACCTCCTCGCTCATCAGCCCCGCTATTCAGACGCGGCTGATGGAGGTGGCGGGCGACAGCCAGGTGATCGCGGCCGCGCTCAACCACTCGGCCTTCAACCTCGGCAACAGCCTGGGCGCGTACCTCGGCGGGGCGGTCATCGCCGCGGGGCTGGGGTTCCAGGCTCCGGCGTGGGTCGGAGTCGCGCTCGCCCTGGGCGGCATCGTGCTGACGGCGGTGAGCTACGCCGTGCAGCGGCGCCAGGCTCTGCGCGGCGAGCCCGTGCCGTCGGACACGCGGGAGATCCGGACCATCCCCGCGTAG